Proteins encoded within one genomic window of Glandiceps talaboti chromosome 3, keGlaTala1.1, whole genome shotgun sequence:
- the LOC144432727 gene encoding putative methyltransferase-like protein 24, which produces MINSGKIRFTQIITTYWFSDTDYEMLVRLPRSTVKRTLLLLKVILVSFVVLLLLSNRIVVEDGHFDVDPSRDIIVVDLGEDVNLKNAGNGVADFMYIDNEEQRKPQLIVHQLAGRELKSIDTLVLQPWASSTRSLKDEAYRFLNYINNIQVKCSDILDIGKEAFQTATRNSSWPWKLCYDVTMTQQQQQQGRWEDLQCLVYSFGTKNIGRAFEFELSKLGCDVHSFNPSLKVTDVALETGNTNIQTHRMSLDWKDATMKGLRDGSWRTRRLIGILNDLGHRQVDILRADLASSEWKVLENIVTDGTVQRVHQLLIKIYVHWSGFEVTGNDSDIVRYWYSNLKQLENNGFLLYAVTKDDKSPQRFLGQRRFNASCCYTLCWVNMHWNSGFRTN; this is translated from the exons ATGATCAACTCTGGTAAGATACGGTTCACGCAGATCATTACGACGTACTGGTTTAGTGACACAGACTATGAAATGTTGGTTCGTCTTCCTCGATCGACGGTCAAGCGAACCCTCTTACTACTCAAGGTGATTTTGGTTTCGTTTGTGGTGCTGTTATTACTATCGAACCGAATTGTTGTGGAGGATGGACATTTTGACGTTGACCCTTCTAGGGACATCATTGTTGTGGACTTGGGAGAGGACGTGAACTTGAAGAATGCTGGAAACGGAGTGGCGGATTTCATGTATATTGATAATGAGGAACAGAGGAAACCCCAATTAATTGTTCATCAACTGGCA GGCCGGGAACTGAAAAGCATTGATACGTTGGTACTTCAGCCATGGGCAAGCTCTACACGGTCGTTGAAAGATGAAGCTTATAGATTCCTTAATTACATCAACAATATACAG GTGAAATGTTCCGATATTCTTGACATTGGTAAGGAAGCCTTCCAAACTGCCACAAGAAACAGTTCTTGGCCCTGGAAGCTTTGCTATGACGTCACTATGActcaacaacagcaacaacaaggCCGATGGGAAGATTTGCAATGTTTAGTCTACTCATTTGG GACTAAAAATATTGGACGGGCGTTCGAGTTTGAACTGAGCAAACTAGGATGCGATGTCCATTCATTTAACCCATCTTTAAAAGTGACTGACGTGGCTTTAGAAACCGGtaacacaaacatacagacacacagaatgAGTCTAGATTGGAAAGACGCTACTATGAAGGGCTTACGTGACGGTTCTTGGAGAACACGACGACTTATTGGAATCCTCAATGACCTGGGTCATCGTCAG GTCGATATACTACGGGCAGACTTGGCCAGTTCTGAATGGAAAGTTCTAGAAAATATCGTAACGGATGGAACAGTGCAAAGAGTACATCAATTATTGATCAAAATTTACGTTCACTGGAGTGGATTTGAAGTAACCGGCAATGACTCGGACATCGTTAGATATTGGTACAGCAATTTGAAACAATTGGAAAACAATGGCTTCCTGCTTTATGCTGTTACTAAAGACGATAAATCGCCACAACGGTTTCTAGGGCAACGGAGATTTAATGCAAGTTGCTGCTACACATTATGCTGGGTGAATATGCACTGGAATTCAGGATTCCGGACTAATTAA